The Streptomyces phaeolivaceus genome has a window encoding:
- a CDS encoding helix-turn-helix domain-containing protein, which yields MADQPGDEEEVRLVTDVVDSLEALEDPAERAKRAGQMLAAWPVQGSRLREIRQEAVVAMRAQKVSYRQIAKTLGISLARVQQIEAGERGRKAKAEE from the coding sequence GTGGCCGATCAGCCGGGCGATGAGGAGGAGGTGCGGCTCGTGACAGATGTCGTCGACTCGCTGGAAGCGTTGGAGGACCCGGCCGAGCGGGCGAAGAGGGCCGGTCAGATGCTGGCCGCGTGGCCGGTGCAAGGGTCGCGGCTGCGGGAGATCCGGCAGGAGGCGGTGGTCGCGATGCGGGCGCAGAAGGTCAGTTACCGGCAGATCGCGAAGACGTTGGGGATCTCGCTGGCGCGGGTGCAGCAGATCGAGGCTGGGGAGCGGGGCAGGAAGGCGAAGGCCGAGGAGTAG
- a CDS encoding protein transporter Sec31: MKTRKIERTRLVPHTVDGETELVLDRELVEVPAPPRDWDHMVRVAVTVGACILVTASLAWTTASIGDLLAAVTISVVAYAAAVAFDASWIMCMGVEWLLRYDPERAKAAKKAGRWALAVSMGAVFAHGYVSGDWITGIVGAVVSALAKGGWSMAMRVHARPLDDRTQQWVAKRRAAVDGQLAMIPIRRELQRGQAVVDAEQRSLTTDSGSAGSTDPDQSGSGNPPPPPTGPMTVKDAVRTAKDSGITDPDAVLRYVHQVADANAKPETVARYLRLAG; encoded by the coding sequence GTGAAGACCCGCAAGATCGAGCGGACCCGCCTCGTCCCCCACACCGTCGACGGTGAGACCGAACTCGTCCTCGACCGCGAGCTCGTCGAGGTCCCCGCACCCCCACGCGACTGGGACCACATGGTGCGCGTCGCCGTCACCGTCGGCGCCTGCATCCTCGTCACCGCGTCCCTCGCCTGGACGACCGCCAGCATCGGCGACCTCCTCGCCGCCGTCACCATCAGCGTCGTCGCCTACGCCGCAGCCGTCGCATTCGACGCCTCATGGATCATGTGCATGGGCGTCGAGTGGCTGCTCCGCTACGACCCCGAACGCGCCAAGGCTGCGAAGAAGGCCGGCCGGTGGGCGCTCGCCGTGTCCATGGGCGCCGTCTTCGCCCACGGCTACGTCAGCGGCGACTGGATCACCGGCATCGTCGGCGCCGTCGTCTCCGCGCTCGCCAAGGGCGGCTGGTCCATGGCCATGCGCGTGCACGCCCGCCCCCTCGACGACCGCACCCAGCAGTGGGTTGCGAAGCGGCGCGCGGCCGTCGACGGACAGCTCGCGATGATCCCGATCCGCCGCGAACTCCAGCGCGGGCAGGCCGTCGTCGACGCCGAGCAGCGCAGCCTCACCACGGATTCCGGATCCGCCGGATCCACGGATCCGGACCAGTCCGGATCCGGGAATCCGCCCCCGCCGCCCACCGGCCCGATGACCGTGAAGGACGCAGTCCGGACCGCGAAGGACTCCGGGATCACCGATCCGGACGCCGTCCTGCGCTACGTCCACCAGGTCGCCGACGCCAACGCCAAGCCGGAGACCGTCGCCCGCTACCTCCGGCTGGCCGGCTGA